Genomic DNA from Thermosipho ferrireducens:
CACTATTTTTTCAACTTTTCCATAACCTATTTCATTACCGTTTTTATCGAGCAAGATAACTTTTTCGTTTTCATCTGGTAATTCAAATTCATATGGGATACCAACAATAGAACTTTTTTCAAATTCCTGGATAAGGAATATAGCAAGGCCCGGGCATTTTGTGACACATATACCGCAGCCAATACATTTATCATAGTCCACATGAGGTATGCCATTTATATTTTCACCTACAGTTATTGCTCCAGTCGGGCAGGAAGTTTCACAGGGATTACATGGGATATTTTGCGGGCATTCTATTTTTACACGTAATTTTCCAACAGGTTCTTCGTTGTTCTGAATTTTTGTTCTATAACCTCCTTCGGAAAAACTTATATTAAAATGTTTAAGGCCTTCGCGGACTTTTTGCGAGAAAGGACCTTTTCTAAATTCGACAAGTTCTCGTTTCATTTTGGTAATTTGTTCAGAAAAATCTTTTCCTGTTATTTTTTGAGCAATGTTGTAACCTGCAATATAACCTTCTATCATAGCTGTTGTAGCTTCTTCTATACTTGCAAGATCGCCAGCGATATAAACATTCTCAAGGCTGGTTTTCATATTTTCGTCCCTGTATGGAACATATCCTCCAAGTTTTGGAACATATTCTATTCTGGCTCCGATTTGTGCAGCAAGTTCAACATTAGGTTGTAAGCCCACTGCAAGGCAAATGGTATCAACGACAAATTCACGTTCAGTTCCAGGAATTGGCTTAAAACTTGCATCCACTTTTGCAATTATTGCCCCATTGACTTTTTCCTCACCAATTGCCTCTACAATAGTGTGGTTCAATATTATAGGAACTCCCATACGTTTAATTTTGTTAGCATGAACTGCATAACCACCAACTTTAGAAGAAGCCTCTATAATAGCTTTAACGTTAGCACCTGCCTGCAAAAGTTGATATCCAAGGATGAGTCCAATATTTCCGGCACCGATTATTATGAAATTTTTCCCTGGAAGAGTTCTATATTGATTCATCAAAGTTTGAACCGCTCCAGCACCATAAATACCAGGTAAATAATTCTTTTTAAAGGAAATAAATTTTTCTGAAGCACCTGTAGCGATAAGTATGTAATCAACTTTTAGTTCCTGAGTCTTTTCAAGTTCTCTATTATAAAGAACTATAGCATCTTCGTATATACCTGCGACTGTTGTTTTTAAAAGTAGCTTTACCCCATTTTTTCTGGCGCGTTCTATTAAAATTTTCCCTATTTCAAATCCTCTTAATGAGGCAAAAAATCCTTCATGTCCAAAAAATTTATGGGTTTGTTTTGGTAATTGACCCCCAGGTTCTAAACCTTCATCTACAACGAGAACATCCACACCATTTTCAGCCATTGCGATTGCTCCACATAAGCCTGCAGGGCCAGCTCCGATAACTAATGCCTGATGTTTTACCATGTTGGTTTCCCCT
This window encodes:
- a CDS encoding FAD-dependent oxidoreductase codes for the protein MVKHQALVIGAGPAGLCGAIAMAENGVDVLVVDEGLEPGGQLPKQTHKFFGHEGFFASLRGFEIGKILIERARKNGVKLLLKTTVAGIYEDAIVLYNRELEKTQELKVDYILIATGASEKFISFKKNYLPGIYGAGAVQTLMNQYRTLPGKNFIIIGAGNIGLILGYQLLQAGANVKAIIEASSKVGGYAVHANKIKRMGVPIILNHTIVEAIGEEKVNGAIIAKVDASFKPIPGTEREFVVDTICLAVGLQPNVELAAQIGARIEYVPKLGGYVPYRDENMKTSLENVYIAGDLASIEEATTAMIEGYIAGYNIAQKITGKDFSEQITKMKRELVEFRKGPFSQKVREGLKHFNISFSEGGYRTKIQNNEEPVGKLRVKIECPQNIPCNPCETSCPTGAITVGENINGIPHVDYDKCIGCGICVTKCPGLAIFLIQEFEKSSIVGIPYEFELPDENEKVILLDKNGNEIGYGKVEKIVKNNRFHTHIVFLNIPKGFENDVRHFKKIVKNYEEIICRCESITRKEIEDAIEEGFTDFEELRRYLRISMGPCGGRVCRLQTLSIISEKTGIPISELDSGRYRPPSIPLSFKAILNGEDDKNE